The sequence CCCCAGCAGCGGGGTCTTGTCCTCCACCCGTTGCGCGCGCTCCTGCACCAATCCGCCGATCACGACGGTGGCACCATCGGCCACCGCCAGGCTGGGCGTGTTGATCGCGATCTTGCTGAACACCGGCATCAGGATCGCGTTCTGCGTGATCGGGGTGTTCTGCGCCGCACCGGTGGCATCGAAACCGATCGTGTTGATCGGAGTGCCGTAGTTCACAAAGCCATCGAAGTCCTTGATCGTCGGCTTCAACTGCAGGTCCACCGTGCGCTTGTCCGCCGAAACCGTCGGCAGCACCTCGAGAACCGTGCCCACTTCCGCGGTCTCAAACGCCGTCGGATGGGACGGCGTCACCGGGAAGATGCCCCCGCTGTCACCGTTGTTGTTGTTATTGCCGTTGTTGTTGTCGAGATCCGAGAACCCCACCCGGTTCGGGACTTCCGGGGGTTCGTATTCGGTCGGATACTTCATTTCCTTCACGACCCGGATGCTGGCCGCTTGGCCGCTGCGGGTGACCACGGAAGGAGTGGACATCAGGTCGATCCCGCGCTTCTGCGCAAGGCCGCGCATCACGCCTTCATAGGCGGTGCCATTGAGCATCCCGTTCAAGCCGAGCACACCAGGTGCGCGCTTGGGGGTGCTGGCAAAACCCTGGGCGTTGTTGGCGATCGCTTCATCGATCGCGTCCGCGGTCACCGCGTAGTCGCCGCTGCGGTTCCCCGCCGTGATCGGGTGGCGGTTGACGCCGGTCGGCACCGAAATGTCGCTGAGATCGCCGCCGTTCCCCTGGGTGCCACCGGAAAGGATGAGTTCGTTGGAGATCCCAGACTCGTTGAGCAGCCAGTCGAACCCGAGTTCGTCCATGCGGTGCTCCTCGGCCTTCAGCATCGTCACGGTGACCACCACCTGGACCGGCTCGGTCTTCGCGACCAGCTCCACCAGTTGGGCCACCATGTCCTGGTTCGCCTCGGTATTGCGCACCATGAGCAGGTTGGTGGAGGCATTCAGGGTGGCCGTGGCCCCCTCCGGGAAGGTGATGCCCTTCGACTTCAGCACCTCGAGGATGCCGCGTCGCTTGGCCAGCAAGCCTTCCGCCGGTTTGTCGCCCGTGCTGGCGAAGGGATCCTGGGTCGTCGAGGCCGAGCCAGCGGTCGCGCCACCCTCGCTGATGTTGGAAAGGAAATCCGGCGGCACCCGGTAGGTCCGCGTGGTCAGCTCGGTGGTCATCGCCCCGAGGGAACGGATGATCACGGAAAACTCGTCGGTGGTGTAGGCCGTCTGCGTCAGCTCGTTGATGTATTTCAACGCACCCGAGATCGGAATGTTCTTCAGACGGAGATTGAAGCGCTTCTTGGAAACCCGGTCCGCGACCTCGCTGCCCGGCGGGCCGAGGTCGATGTTGATGTTCACGCCCTTGTGCTTGGGATCCAATTCGAAGGTGTCGAGCTTGGTCGCCTGCGCACGCAGGTATTCCACGGCCTCTTCGAGGTTCACCTGCTCCAGGGTCATCGACGGCAGGATCATCCGGTCGATCTTGTTGGAAATCGAAATCCGGCCCGCATCCGCCGCCTGACCTTCCGCCAGGCTGCTGATCTTATCGCCCACATACGGCGGTTGCAGCTCCCAGGCCGCGTCCACCTGCCCGAGCATCTCGCCGCGGGTGTTGTCATAGGCGGCGCGCAGGTAATCGCTCTTCGCCCCGGCCACGCGCTCCATGCCACGGCGGGCGGCGGAGTTGGTGGCATCGATGCGGAGCACCTTCTCGTAGGTGGACTTGGCCTCGTCGTATTTGCCGAGGTTGAAAGCGCCTTCGGCGGTATAGAGCAACTTGCGGACCTCCTCGACATTCTTGCCGTGGTCGCCAGTCATCGCCGGATTGGTCCGGATCGGATCGTTGAGCTGGTTCTTGAACTCGACAGCCCCCAGATGGTTCGGAGCGACGTTTTCCGCCAGCACCTTGTCCACCGCGGCCTTGGCCCCGGCCACATCGCCCTTGCGGACCAGTTCACGGCCATACTCGACGGACGCCTGGGCATAGCGCTCGGTGGCGGCTTCCCGCAGTTCGACGGTGACGGGCGCGTCCGGGATCAGATCCCGGGCGCCGGAGTAAGCGGTGACGGCGTCGCTGTAGCGACCGGCGGTGTAGGCTTCATCGCCCTTTTTCAAGAGCTCCTGGGCCTCCTCAACACCTTGATAACGCTTGGCTTGCTCTCGCTCAAACAAGCCGGGCGTGTCTCCGCCGAGCACCGGCACCACCAGAAAGGCGGTAGCCAGGAGCGCGGCGCGACCGCACGAGGGTAGGATTCTGCAAACGGATGCCATGGATGGGTTTCCCGGGCTTATAGAGGGCCATTTCGGGGAGGGTAAGCGGAAAATCCGGAAAAACGGGAGAATTTCGCCCTTCCCGCGCCGTGCATTCCGCCCGGCCGCCGCCACCGCCCCGGCACTGTCAGGAAATCCAGCAGGGGCGCGGGTTTTCGCCTCACCCTGGTTACTCACAGAGACCGAGGACACACGCCCCCTACCCCGC comes from Luteolibacter sp. LG18 and encodes:
- a CDS encoding Amuc_1098 family type IV pilus outer membrane protein — protein: MASVCRILPSCGRAALLATAFLVVPVLGGDTPGLFEREQAKRYQGVEEAQELLKKGDEAYTAGRYSDAVTAYSGARDLIPDAPVTVELREAATERYAQASVEYGRELVRKGDVAGAKAAVDKVLAENVAPNHLGAVEFKNQLNDPIRTNPAMTGDHGKNVEEVRKLLYTAEGAFNLGKYDEAKSTYEKVLRIDATNSAARRGMERVAGAKSDYLRAAYDNTRGEMLGQVDAAWELQPPYVGDKISSLAEGQAADAGRISISNKIDRMILPSMTLEQVNLEEAVEYLRAQATKLDTFELDPKHKGVNINIDLGPPGSEVADRVSKKRFNLRLKNIPISGALKYINELTQTAYTTDEFSVIIRSLGAMTTELTTRTYRVPPDFLSNISEGGATAGSASTTQDPFASTGDKPAEGLLAKRRGILEVLKSKGITFPEGATATLNASTNLLMVRNTEANQDMVAQLVELVAKTEPVQVVVTVTMLKAEEHRMDELGFDWLLNESGISNELILSGGTQGNGGDLSDISVPTGVNRHPITAGNRSGDYAVTADAIDEAIANNAQGFASTPKRAPGVLGLNGMLNGTAYEGVMRGLAQKRGIDLMSTPSVVTRSGQAASIRVVKEMKYPTEYEPPEVPNRVGFSDLDNNNGNNNNNGDSGGIFPVTPSHPTAFETAEVGTVLEVLPTVSADKRTVDLQLKPTIKDFDGFVNYGTPINTIGFDATGAAQNTPITQNAILMPVFSKIAINTPSLAVADGATVVIGGLVQERAQRVEDKTPLLGNLPVVGRMFQSHVQAPVKKVVLFMVNVKLVDPTGRPINQR